A stretch of Lewinella sp. 4G2 DNA encodes these proteins:
- a CDS encoding asparagine synthetase B: MSLRKLSFILLLLVSSVTARASTILIPMDESQTDHLKAYGIAYWVLSNEIEAWWLLNYRGGSFAFQHSRAFERECLTRGVKYEVIPDGKFNAIIAEIANPEKNMDAMKLEKAPKIAVYTPEFNFREGTEVQPWDDAVTLVLTYAEIPYETVYDTEVLEDNLAEYDWLHLHHEDFTGQHGRFYKAYHTAGWYRRQVAYQEKLAKENGFDKVSQSKLAVVKKVREFVGGGGFMFAMCSATDSYDIALAAEGLDICAEMYDGDPIDPTAQSKLDFSKTFAFQDFKLRRNPLEYEFSDIDHNPRKVSKDQDYFTLFDFSAKWDPVPTMLTQNHFRTVKGFMGQTTAFQKRTIKSDILILGENKPAKEVRYLHGNFGEGFFSFYAGHDPADYQHFVNDPETDLSLHPNSPGYRLILNNILFPAAKKQKRKTK; encoded by the coding sequence ATGTCTTTACGCAAACTATCCTTTATTCTCCTGTTACTCGTTAGCTCCGTGACCGCACGGGCATCTACGATTTTGATCCCGATGGACGAATCGCAGACGGACCATTTGAAAGCTTACGGTATCGCCTACTGGGTGCTTTCCAATGAGATCGAGGCCTGGTGGTTACTGAACTACCGGGGCGGCAGTTTTGCCTTCCAACACAGCCGGGCCTTCGAGCGGGAGTGCCTGACGCGGGGCGTGAAGTACGAGGTGATTCCGGACGGGAAGTTCAACGCCATCATCGCTGAGATCGCCAACCCGGAGAAGAACATGGACGCGATGAAACTGGAGAAGGCGCCGAAGATCGCCGTCTACACGCCCGAGTTCAACTTCCGGGAAGGCACCGAAGTGCAACCATGGGACGACGCGGTAACGCTCGTGCTGACCTACGCCGAAATCCCCTACGAAACGGTTTACGATACCGAAGTGCTGGAGGATAACCTGGCCGAGTACGACTGGCTGCACCTCCACCACGAGGACTTTACGGGGCAGCACGGCCGCTTCTACAAGGCTTACCACACCGCTGGTTGGTACCGCCGGCAGGTGGCCTACCAGGAGAAACTCGCCAAAGAAAATGGTTTCGATAAAGTCAGCCAGAGCAAGTTGGCCGTCGTGAAGAAAGTCCGTGAGTTCGTCGGTGGCGGCGGCTTCATGTTTGCCATGTGTTCGGCGACGGATAGCTACGACATCGCCCTGGCCGCTGAGGGTCTCGACATCTGTGCCGAGATGTACGACGGCGACCCGATCGACCCGACGGCACAATCCAAGTTGGATTTCTCGAAGACCTTTGCTTTCCAGGATTTTAAGCTGCGACGTAATCCGCTGGAATACGAGTTCAGCGATATCGACCACAACCCGCGCAAGGTGAGTAAGGACCAGGATTACTTCACGCTGTTCGACTTCAGCGCTAAGTGGGACCCGGTACCGACGATGCTCACCCAGAATCACTTCCGCACGGTTAAAGGGTTCATGGGCCAGACGACGGCCTTCCAGAAGCGGACGATCAAATCGGATATCTTGATCCTGGGAGAGAATAAACCCGCCAAGGAAGTACGCTACCTGCACGGTAATTTTGGGGAGGGCTTCTTCAGCTTTTACGCCGGTCACGACCCGGCGGATTACCAGCACTTCGTAAATGACCCGGAGACGGACCTCAGCCTGCACCCCAATAGCCCCGGGTATCGGCTAATTTTGAATAATATCCTATTCCCTGCGGCGAAGAAGCAGAAGCGGAAGACTAAGTAA
- a CDS encoding T9SS type A sorting domain-containing protein, whose product MKNLALFLFLSLCLASCDSAQVQPDNLLSIPAEPMGEGEENHEYREAWLEAIHRAAPGTDWEKLEAENAMARHRKRKNGPRKKSVETFADGLLSGEWFERGSNTIAGSIHDVIQDPENPDRLFIMSAGGAIWEMDYPKQEYSLVNHDIYFSREYLGLVPTTTGRNLIAYADNRPMYSEDDGLTWEFATVSLNGQTLRPEQITRFFSPQVVGNMAYASMQVDRLRYLLFQSPDGGRTYTSMNTPAEATPDYVQTITHLYSPVGINRLFYATRRTSPNLTFSIGLYELDQNSPNGDFTELANIPVDADLRSRITATNEPGTVDSLRFYLQSGQELHRSDDDGGTWSRLPDLEKVPWRYQSIYVRPSDPDFVAWGAVELWVSRDGGQTFYFPNEWFQNREDPVKYLHADIMRLLEVEDETGEKQMLVSNHGGLNQLNPTDSLWYSIAQRGLNVAQYYDVRTNPRNPDEIFAGSQDQGFQVLNDLENGAESITGGYKWFGGDFGHIDFANEGEAMFTVYPRGVVYGFYDWDDAGKYYNGFDRYELNSPDEFIWINPLMSAPRTDGQLVAYLAGGSANSERPGSFLVELKLNRAIGEIEATDLPFDFIDAAAGKLSAMTYSPLNPDRFYVATEEGNFFASDDRGQTWDRTLNFIPEGWYLYGQAIHASKTEAETVWLGGSGYSNPPVWRSKDGGDNFEPISEGLPPTVVHGLASNEDETMLFAATESGPFVYLESEERWFDLTGQFAPTMRYYSVEFVPEKGIARFGTYGRGAWDFRVDELVSLFGPDTAPAAAPIAIYPNPARGQVTLEGEADGYRLYDIAGREIVRTKARGMKTELSLQDVKAGLYFVQPLDENGQPSGLGQRLIVE is encoded by the coding sequence ATGAAGAACCTTGCCCTATTCCTTTTTCTTAGTCTTTGCCTCGCATCCTGCGACAGCGCCCAGGTCCAACCGGACAACCTACTTTCCATCCCCGCCGAACCCATGGGCGAAGGCGAGGAAAACCACGAATACCGCGAGGCTTGGCTGGAGGCGATCCACCGCGCCGCGCCCGGTACGGACTGGGAAAAGCTGGAAGCCGAAAACGCCATGGCCCGCCACCGCAAGCGTAAAAACGGCCCACGGAAGAAAAGCGTGGAAACATTCGCCGACGGTCTCCTGAGTGGCGAGTGGTTTGAGCGCGGCAGCAACACGATTGCCGGAAGCATCCACGACGTGATTCAGGACCCGGAAAACCCGGACCGGCTTTTCATCATGTCCGCCGGCGGTGCGATTTGGGAGATGGACTACCCGAAACAAGAGTATAGCCTCGTCAACCACGATATCTACTTCAGCCGGGAATACCTAGGGCTGGTGCCGACGACAACCGGGCGTAACCTGATCGCGTACGCAGACAACCGGCCGATGTACTCGGAGGACGATGGCCTTACCTGGGAATTTGCGACCGTTTCTTTAAACGGGCAAACGTTGCGGCCCGAGCAAATCACTCGCTTCTTCTCCCCGCAAGTAGTGGGAAATATGGCTTACGCATCTATGCAGGTGGATCGCTTACGGTACCTCCTTTTTCAATCACCTGATGGAGGGCGGACCTACACGAGTATGAATACCCCGGCGGAAGCGACACCAGATTACGTGCAGACCATCACCCACCTGTACAGCCCCGTGGGAATTAATCGGCTATTCTACGCCACCCGGAGAACAAGCCCCAACTTAACGTTTAGCATCGGGCTTTATGAATTGGACCAGAACTCACCGAACGGTGACTTTACCGAATTAGCGAATATCCCCGTGGATGCGGACCTACGCTCGCGCATCACCGCAACCAACGAGCCGGGAACGGTGGATAGCCTGCGCTTTTACCTGCAGTCCGGACAGGAACTACACCGCAGTGACGACGACGGTGGAACGTGGAGCCGCCTGCCGGATCTTGAGAAAGTGCCCTGGCGTTACCAGTCCATCTACGTACGGCCTTCCGACCCGGATTTCGTAGCCTGGGGCGCAGTAGAACTATGGGTGAGCCGCGATGGTGGACAGACCTTTTACTTCCCCAACGAGTGGTTCCAGAACCGCGAAGACCCGGTCAAGTACCTCCACGCTGACATCATGCGCCTCCTCGAGGTGGAAGATGAAACGGGTGAAAAGCAGATGCTGGTAAGTAACCACGGCGGTTTGAATCAGCTCAACCCCACCGATAGCCTGTGGTACAGCATTGCCCAGCGGGGCCTGAATGTAGCCCAGTATTACGACGTGCGAACCAACCCTCGGAACCCCGACGAGATCTTCGCGGGCTCGCAGGACCAGGGTTTCCAGGTACTGAACGACCTGGAGAATGGAGCTGAAAGCATCACGGGCGGCTACAAGTGGTTCGGGGGTGACTTTGGACACATTGATTTTGCCAACGAAGGGGAAGCCATGTTTACCGTTTATCCTCGGGGAGTAGTTTATGGGTTTTACGATTGGGACGATGCCGGAAAGTACTACAATGGTTTTGATCGCTACGAGCTCAACAGCCCGGATGAATTTATCTGGATCAACCCGCTGATGTCCGCACCACGAACGGACGGGCAACTCGTTGCTTACCTGGCTGGTGGTAGTGCTAATTCCGAGCGCCCCGGATCGTTTCTGGTGGAACTGAAACTGAATCGTGCCATCGGCGAGATCGAAGCCACGGACCTTCCCTTTGACTTTATCGACGCGGCAGCTGGGAAGCTCTCCGCCATGACCTACTCACCGCTCAATCCGGACCGCTTCTACGTGGCAACGGAAGAAGGGAACTTCTTTGCTTCCGACGACCGCGGGCAGACCTGGGACCGAACGCTCAACTTCATCCCCGAAGGATGGTACCTCTACGGGCAGGCCATCCACGCTTCCAAGACGGAGGCCGAAACGGTGTGGTTAGGTGGTTCTGGCTACAGCAATCCACCGGTCTGGCGATCGAAGGATGGAGGTGACAATTTCGAACCCATCAGCGAAGGCTTGCCGCCCACGGTGGTGCACGGTCTAGCTTCGAACGAAGATGAGACCATGCTTTTTGCGGCAACGGAATCCGGCCCGTTTGTTTACCTGGAAAGTGAAGAGCGGTGGTTTGACCTTACGGGGCAGTTCGCCCCCACGATGCGTTACTACTCGGTGGAGTTCGTCCCGGAGAAGGGCATCGCCCGTTTCGGTACCTACGGCCGTGGCGCTTGGGACTTCCGGGTGGACGAGTTGGTCTCTTTATTCGGTCCTGACACTGCACCCGCGGCAGCGCCCATTGCTATTTACCCGAACCCCGCGCGCGGGCAGGTTACCCTTGAGGGGGAAGCAGACGGATACCGTTTGTACGACATTGCTGGCAGGGAGATTGTCCGGACGAAAGCACGGGGCATGAAAACCGAACTGTCGCTGCAGGATGTAAAGGCTGGTCTGTATTTTGTGCAGCCCCTGGACGAAAACGGTCAACCCTCCGGTCTTGGCCAACGCCTGATCGTGGAGTAA
- a CDS encoding DUF92 domain-containing protein, with product MHLREQQRAEDHRQVQTVLSYILLTTDTILVLLCCPFFCWWAVRRGSLTLGGALAAVAIALSVTFSIGSFYLLPLLVFFGSSTLIGKFLPSQQVAADDNHGKARNAIQVLANGGLYAIVAILSYLHVLRADKELGDIILMVPTTPDDAYYYALYVLAAIATADTWSSEVGQYFSQPTYDLLRGKKVPPGLSGGVSVSGSVAGLAGSFLIALLSLIDPRLTGSQVLMITCAGFLGMLIDSLLGASLQSTYYDSQRDLLLDSQLTGSTLARGYAWMTNDLVNLLALAIGLLVWYFLLYPFFLGFSSPPVVL from the coding sequence TTGCATCTACGAGAGCAACAACGAGCAGAAGATCATCGCCAAGTCCAAACAGTCCTGAGTTACATCCTCCTTACCACCGACACGATCTTAGTACTCCTTTGCTGTCCATTCTTCTGCTGGTGGGCCGTTCGCCGAGGGAGCCTGACGCTTGGTGGTGCCCTGGCGGCAGTGGCCATTGCACTGAGCGTGACGTTCAGTATCGGTTCCTTTTACCTCCTTCCCCTCCTTGTATTTTTCGGCTCGAGCACGCTGATTGGAAAATTCCTCCCCTCCCAGCAGGTAGCAGCAGATGATAACCACGGAAAGGCACGAAACGCAATTCAAGTTTTGGCGAATGGCGGGCTGTACGCAATTGTGGCAATACTGTCCTACTTACACGTACTACGCGCTGATAAAGAACTTGGTGATATCATTTTAATGGTCCCGACAACTCCGGATGATGCGTACTATTACGCCCTCTACGTTCTAGCCGCCATCGCCACGGCGGATACCTGGAGCAGCGAAGTTGGCCAGTACTTCAGCCAACCGACCTACGACTTGCTTCGCGGGAAGAAAGTACCGCCTGGCCTCAGTGGTGGGGTAAGTGTATCCGGAAGCGTGGCTGGTTTAGCGGGTTCCTTCCTCATTGCCTTACTAAGCCTGATCGATCCCAGGCTGACTGGAAGCCAAGTACTCATGATCACTTGTGCTGGCTTCCTCGGGATGTTGATTGATAGCTTGCTGGGCGCTTCGCTCCAGTCCACCTATTACGATAGTCAACGCGACTTGCTGCTGGATAGCCAGCTTACGGGATCGACCCTGGCGCGTGGCTACGCCTGGATGACGAATGATCTAGTTAATCTCCTCGCCCTGGCTATCGGTCTTCTTGTGTGGTACTTTTTATTGTATCCCTTCTTCCTCGGTTTCTCCTCTCCTCCCGTCG